In the Euphorbia lathyris chromosome 5, ddEupLath1.1, whole genome shotgun sequence genome, one interval contains:
- the LOC136231085 gene encoding transcription factor bHLH90, with the protein MKALERALELLRPLIDSKNWDYCVVWKLGDDPSRFIEWMGCCCCGGGGKVEKQSRVENESFPLCRDLYFRHKIRTKACEALARFPSFIPLYSEGIHGEVVTSNQSKWLAHSISPDSNSYNESVGTRVLIPVLGGLIELFAAKHIPKDQKIIDFITAHCNVLKQEGMVEHCYSSLNEFGLDPFLEENLHILPAQSHLVSLIPRTDIVRPLNQSNPNSSLEGTSCCLDSSNDHPSLHSRSGYFSQNGVLKHSIEKPSGLRKSESNDNSLRHQGDQVPDCKNKVSKASNKSEFRSKNLVTERKRRSRINDGIFTLRSLVPKITKMNKVATLGDAINYILELEDEVKNLKDELKEIEEGEEEEEFRKRNKELTTSRLETSLEDKKHLPSNEINHNSDSSCEKKKIEEQTEVNQIGKREFLIRVLSEQKKGGFGRLIDLIHSLGLQVVNVNMTTCNCQVQTVLTVEAISKDIQPKRLRESLLKLGG; encoded by the exons ATGAAAGCATTAGAGAGAGCTCTGGAATTGCTTAGACCGTTGATTGATTCTAAGAATTGGGATTATTGTGTTGTTTGGAAGTTAGGCGATGATCCTTCAAG GTTTATCGAGTGGATGGGTTGCTGCTGCTGCGGCGGCGGTGGTAAAGTGGAGAAGCAAAGTAGAGTAGAGAATGAATCGTTTCCTCTTTGCAGGGATTTGTATTTTAGGCATAAGATTCGGACTAAAGCTTGTGAAGCTCTGGCTCGTTTTCCTTCTTTCATACCTTTGTATTCTGAGGG GATTCATGGAGAGGTGGTGACTTCAAATCAATCAAAGTGGCTTGCACATTCCATTTCACCTGATTCAAATTCCTACAAT GAATCTGTTGGAACCAGAGTTTTAATACCAGTACTGGGTGGCCTTATTGAGCTATTTGCTGCAAAACAT ATACCAAAAGATCAGAAGATTATAGACTTCATTACAGCTCATTGTAATGTTCTAAAACAAGAGGGTATGGTTGAACACTGCTACTCCAGTCTCAATGAATTTGGTCTTGATCCGTTTCTTGAGGAGAACTTGCATATATTGCCAGCTCAAAGCCATTTAGTAAGTTTGATTCCTCGAACAGACATTGTTCGCCCATTAAACCAGTCCAACCCAAATTCTAGCCTTGAAGGAACTTCCTGTTGTTTAGATAGTTCAAATGATCATCCATCTTTGCATTCGCGATCTGGTTACTTTTCACAGAACGGAGTCTTGAAGCATTCAATTGAAAAACCCTCTGGCCTAAGAAAATCCGAGAGTAATGACAACAGTTTGAGACATCAAGGAGACCAAGTTCCAGATTGTAAGAACAAAGTTTCAAAAGCTTCCAACAAGTCTGAATTTCGATCCAAGAATCTTGTTACTGAGAGGAAGAGAAGGAGCAGGATTAATGATGGGATATTCACTTTGCGCTCTCTAGTCCCGAAGATAACCAAG ATGAATAAAGTGGCTACTCTTGGGGATGCAATCAATTATATTCTTGAGTTGGAGGATGAGGTTAAGAATCTAAAGGATGAGCtcaaagaaattgaagaaggagaagaagaagaagaattcaGAAAGAGAAACAAAGAACTAACGACTTCAAGGTTGGAAACATCGTTAGAAGACAAAAAACACTTGCCTTCTAATGAGATCAATCACAATTCCGATAGTTCATGCGAAAAGAAAAAGATTGAG GAGCAGACAGAAGTAAACCAGATTGGAAAAAGAGAATTCCTGATCAGGGTCTTATCTGAGCAGAAAAAAGGAGGGTTTGGGAGACTGATAGATCTGATACATTCACTGGGGCTTCAAGTTGTTAATGTTAATATGACAACATGTAATTGCCAGGTCCAGACCGTTCTCACGGTTGAG GCTATTTCGAAGGACATACAACCAAAGAGACTGAGAGAGTCATTGCTGAAGCTGGGAGGGTAG
- the LOC136231084 gene encoding proline-rich receptor-like protein kinase PERK12, which translates to MSDSAETPSSSTDQVPPASPPPSNNSSPPPAHSSPPPAQASPPPVSHEDGVSESEISTPPSPDKESDSSPPPPTPEASSPPPSSPPPSTPKSSSPPPNPPSSPPPAENSEAPPASSPPPNSPSPPTSTAPPAITTPQNSLTPVTDGSSPSPPAQQQPSTSISPPPAVQFVPLPPNSVAVNSPPLSTEFRAPPPPISSTSSDTPLSESTPSQSGSNGSSSGTSSGSATNNTTTAAGSTTTTTNAVIGGVLAGVVLIAVVVLFFMVRKRKQRKDFYSSAYMPPKNFTVKTDGAVSGFSGPAPPNYSYDSQNHSPDSYGSKLLSSESNFLGATKTHFSYHDVMEITKGFARQNIIGEGGFGCVFKGNLSCGKAVAVKQLKAGSGQGDREFKAEVEIISRVHHRHLVSLVGYCISARQRLLLYEFVPNKTLEHHLHAKEMPVLDWSKRLRIAIGSAKGLAYLHEDCHPKIIHRDIKSANILLDDNFDAQVADFGLARLNDSTQTHVSTRVMGTFGYLAPEYASSGKLTDRSDVFSFGVVLLELLTGRKPVDPTQPLGDESLVEWARPHLLHAVETGDISELVDPRLETRYVESEILRMVETAAACVRHSAPKRPRMVQVMRTLDCDESDLSNGVKYGHSTAYDSGQYNEDIKNFRRTAFSTDTSELETTTSGEYTYTSGDLSNYTSIELETQAMRYGGGKR; encoded by the exons ATGTCAGACTCGGCGGAGACGCCGAGTTCATCGACTGATCAAGTTCCTCCAGCATCGCCACCTCCTTCAAATAATTCGTCGCCACCACCGGCACACTCAAGTCCGCCGCCGGCGCAAGCAAGTCCGCCGCCGGTTTCTCATGAAGATGGAGTTTCTGAGAGTGAAATATCAACCCCTCCATCTCCTGATAAGGAAAGTGATTCATCACCACCGCCACCAACGCCGGAAGCATCTTCACCTCCGCCAAGTTCTCCGCCTCCTTCAACTCCAAAATCATCATCGCCACCGCCTAATCCTCCTAGTTCACCGCCGCCAGCAGAGAATTCAGAGGCTCCTCCAGCCTCATCTCCGCCACCAAATTCACCATCGCCACCAACTTCCACAGCTCCGCCTGCTATTACCACTCCGCAGAACTCGTTGACGCCTGTAACTGACGGATCATCTccatctcctccagctcaacaACAACCCTCGACATCGATATCACCACCGCCAGCTGTTCAATTCGTTCCTTTACCGCCTAATTCTGTTGCAGTAAATTCTCCACCTCTGTCGACAGAATTTAGAGCCCCTCCTCCTCCGATTTCATCAACTTCAAGCGACACTCCTTTAAGTGAATCTACACCAAGCCAATCTGGGTCTAATGGATCATCGTCTGGCACATCTTCTGGTTCAGCAACAAACAACACCACCACCGCAGCAGGAAGTACTACTACAACAACTAATGCAGTTATCGGCGGTGTACTCGCCGGAGTGGTACTAATTGCTGTTGTGGTACTCTTTTTTATGGTGAGGAAGAGAAAGCAAAGAAAGGATTTCTATTCTTCCGCCTATATGCCACCAAAGAATTTCACTGTTAAAACAG ATGGAGCTGTATCAGGTTTCTCGGGGCCAGCGCCTCCGAATTACTCATATGATTCGCAGAATCATTCACCGGATAGCTATGGGAGTAAACTGTTGAGTTCAGAATCAAATTTTCTAGGCGCCACTAAGACCCATTTCAGCTATCATGATGTGATGGAAATAACAAAAGGATTTGCTAGGCAAAACATTATAGGAGAAGGAGGGTTTGGATGTGTTTTTAAGGGGAATTTATCATGTGGGAAAGCTGTTGCTGTTAAACAGTTGAAGGCAGGCAGCGGACAGGGTGACCGTGAATTCAAGGCTGAAGTTGAGATTATAAGTCGTGTTCATCATCGCCATTTAGTCTCCTTGGTTGGATATTGCATCAGTGCTCGTCAACGTTTGCTTCTTTATGAGTTTGTTCCTAATAAAACTCTTGAACATCATTTACATG CAAAAGAGATgccagttttagattggtctaAAAGACTCAGAATTGCTATTGGTTCGGCCAAGGGTTTAGCGTATTTACATGAAGATT GTCACCCGAAAATCATTCACAGAGACATTAAGTCAGCCAACATTCTGTTGGATGATAACTTCGACGCACAG GTAGCAGATTTCGGGCTTGCCAGACTCAATGATTCGACTCAGACCCATGTATCAACGCGAGTCATGGGGACATTTGG GTATCTGGCACCTGAGTATGCATCAAGTGGAAAGTTGACTGACAGGTCTGATGTATTTTCATTTGGAGTTGTTCTTCTTGAGCTTCTTACCGGACGCAAACCTGTTGATCCGACTCAGCCTTTGGGGGATGAAAGTTTGGTTGAATGG GCTCGACCACACCTCCTTCATGCTGTTGAAACTGGTGACATTAGTGAATTAGTTGATCCTAGGCTTGAAACCCGTTATGTGGAGAGCGAAATTTTAAGAATGGTTGAGACAGCAGCTGCATGTGTTCGCCATTCTGCTCCGAAGAGGCCCCGGATGGTACAG GTGATGAGAACATTAGACTGCGACGAAAGTGATCTCTCAAATGGTGTGAAGTATGGGCATAGCACTGCCTATGATTCTGGTCAGTATAATGAAGACATTAAGAATTTCAGAAGGACAGCATTTAGTACTGATACATCAGAGTTAGAAACAACAACAAGTGGTGAGTACACGTACACTTCGGGAGATTTATCGAATTATACAAGTATAGAGTTAGAAACTCAAGCCATGAGATATGGTGGAGGGAAGAGATAA